The following proteins come from a genomic window of Novosphingobium sp. P6W:
- the dld gene encoding D-lactate dehydrogenase codes for MTDTRDTQLLAALRGAVGKRHVLTASRATARFRKGYRTGEGPAIAVVRPGSLVELWRTASACVAADVSIIMQASNTGLTGGSTPDGADYPGGLVIISTTRLGGLTVIREGAQVLCQPGTTLHRLEQALRPYGREPHSVIGSSCLGASVVGGVCNNSGGSLIRRGPAYTQLALFGEVLPDGSLRLVNHLGIALGDEPETILSRIDNGTFTEADIDPAQDKWAHDHSYADHVRDIESAVPARFNADPRCLFEAAGSAGKLIVFAVRLDTFAREDETTTFYIGTAEPARLTELRRTMLRDFDTLPIAGEYMHRTAFDVADRYGRDMFFAIERLGTDRLPALFAAKARVDAAIGGGLSDRLMQWSSRFIPDHLPEMMRLYRDRFAHHLILKVPRGQVEAARELLARLFPGGAEGDHFECTAKEAAKAFLHRFVAAGAAVRYRAVHADEVADIVALDIALPRNTREWVEQLPAALEAQTIHALYYGHFFCQVFHQDYIVKKGTDPLAFEHALWALLDERGAQYPAEHNVGHLYIARPTLQEFYRSIDPHNQLNPGIGHTPRGRDWTDSAATGDHP; via the coding sequence ATGACAGACACCCGCGACACGCAGCTTTTGGCCGCCTTGCGCGGCGCGGTCGGCAAGCGCCATGTGCTTACCGCAAGCCGGGCCACGGCGCGGTTCCGCAAGGGCTATCGCACTGGCGAGGGCCCGGCGATTGCGGTGGTGCGCCCCGGCAGCCTGGTGGAGTTGTGGCGCACGGCCAGCGCCTGCGTGGCGGCGGATGTCTCGATCATCATGCAGGCCTCGAACACGGGCCTCACCGGCGGATCGACGCCTGACGGCGCGGACTATCCCGGCGGGCTGGTCATCATCAGCACCACGCGGCTCGGCGGCCTTACGGTCATCCGGGAGGGCGCGCAGGTATTGTGCCAGCCGGGCACCACGCTGCACCGACTGGAGCAGGCCCTGCGTCCCTATGGCCGCGAGCCGCATTCGGTGATCGGATCGTCCTGCCTCGGCGCTTCGGTAGTGGGCGGGGTGTGCAACAATTCGGGCGGTTCGCTGATCCGGCGCGGGCCTGCCTATACCCAGCTTGCCCTGTTCGGTGAGGTTTTGCCGGATGGGAGCTTGCGCCTCGTCAACCACCTGGGCATCGCGCTGGGCGACGAGCCGGAGACGATCCTTTCACGGATCGACAACGGCACTTTCACCGAGGCCGACATCGACCCGGCGCAAGATAAGTGGGCCCACGACCACAGCTATGCCGACCATGTGCGCGATATCGAAAGCGCCGTCCCCGCCCGATTCAACGCCGATCCGCGCTGCCTGTTCGAGGCTGCGGGAAGCGCGGGCAAGCTGATCGTCTTCGCCGTGCGCCTCGACACCTTCGCGCGCGAGGACGAGACCACCACCTTCTACATCGGCACCGCCGAACCCGCCCGCCTTACCGAACTGCGCCGCACTATGCTGCGCGATTTCGATACGCTGCCGATCGCGGGCGAGTACATGCACCGTACCGCGTTCGATGTGGCCGACCGGTATGGGCGGGACATGTTCTTCGCCATCGAGCGCCTCGGCACCGATCGCCTGCCGGCGCTGTTCGCCGCCAAGGCACGGGTCGATGCGGCCATAGGCGGCGGCCTCAGCGACAGGCTGATGCAATGGTCTAGCCGCTTCATACCGGACCATCTTCCCGAAATGATGCGCCTGTACCGGGACCGCTTCGCACATCACCTGATCCTCAAGGTGCCGCGCGGACAAGTGGAGGCCGCGCGTGAACTGCTGGCGCGCCTGTTTCCCGGCGGCGCAGAGGGCGACCACTTCGAATGCACCGCGAAAGAGGCCGCGAAGGCGTTCCTCCACCGCTTCGTCGCGGCGGGCGCTGCCGTGCGATACCGCGCCGTCCATGCGGACGAGGTCGCGGATATCGTCGCGCTCGACATCGCCCTGCCGCGCAACACCCGCGAATGGGTGGAGCAGCTTCCCGCCGCCCTCGAAGCGCAGACGATCCATGCGCTCTATTACGGGCACTTCTTCTGCCAGGTGTTCCATCAGGACTACATCGTGAAGAAGGGCACCGATCCGCTGGCCTTCGAACATGCGCTATGGGCGCTGCTCGACGAACGCGGCGCCCAGTATCCGGCGGAGCACAACGTCGGCCACCTCTACATCGCGCGGCCGACCCTTCAGGAATTCTACCGCAGCATCGATCCGCACAACCAGCTCAACCCGGGTATCGGCCACACGCCGCGCGGGCGCGACTGGACCGATAGCGCCGCAACCGGAGACCACCCATGA
- a CDS encoding BadF/BadG/BcrA/BcrD ATPase family protein has protein sequence MTYFLGIDAGGSNCRARLVDAAGAVIGHGKSGTANARIGMDALYETLLDTVDQAVAEAGLTIAQRATIHAGMGIAGMTRPGVREALAELDFGFASAAYSTDALIANLGAHGGQDGAILIIGTGSAAQVRLNGEDFTIGGYGFPISDEGSGAALGLSAMRHALRALDGRTRKTPLSAAVTERFGHDTAQAIAWMDQATPRDYGTFAPLVMDYAEADDAIARSIVEHAAGHIERFIETIFERGATRCTLVGGLAPRISPWLRWRTVERLSEPLGDSLDGALRLAGFSPA, from the coding sequence ATGACCTATTTCCTCGGCATCGATGCAGGCGGCAGCAATTGCCGCGCCCGGCTGGTCGACGCGGCCGGCGCAGTCATCGGCCATGGCAAATCCGGCACCGCCAACGCCCGCATCGGCATGGATGCGCTGTACGAGACGCTGCTGGATACCGTCGACCAGGCCGTGGCCGAAGCCGGCCTGACCATTGCCCAGCGCGCGACCATCCATGCCGGCATGGGTATCGCCGGAATGACCCGTCCCGGCGTGCGCGAGGCTCTGGCCGAGTTGGACTTCGGCTTTGCCTCCGCCGCCTATTCCACCGATGCCCTGATCGCCAATCTGGGCGCGCATGGCGGACAGGACGGCGCGATCCTCATCATCGGCACCGGCAGCGCCGCTCAGGTCCGCCTGAACGGAGAGGACTTCACCATCGGCGGCTACGGCTTCCCGATCTCCGACGAGGGCAGCGGCGCCGCGCTGGGCCTTTCCGCGATGCGCCATGCCCTGCGCGCGTTGGACGGGCGGACCCGCAAGACCCCGCTCAGTGCGGCAGTGACCGAGCGTTTCGGCCATGACACCGCGCAGGCCATCGCCTGGATGGATCAGGCCACCCCGCGCGATTACGGCACGTTCGCGCCGCTGGTCATGGACTATGCCGAAGCCGACGACGCCATCGCCCGGTCCATCGTGGAACACGCGGCGGGCCACATCGAACGCTTCATCGAGACGATCTTCGAGCGCGGCGCCACCCGCTGCACGCTGGTGGGAGGGCTTGCCCCGCGCATCAGCCCCTGGTTGCGGTGGCGCACGGTAGAGCGGCTGAGCGAACCGCTGGGCGATTCGCTGGACGGCGCCCTGCGACTGGCAGGCTTTTCACCCGCCTGA
- the treF gene encoding alpha,alpha-trehalase TreF, with protein sequence MKSTWLIAALLFTSGGPALAQSTATKSSAAIPAEDRPRVETPPGSPVEPQDSPALRYGALFEAVQSGHIFADGKTFADAVPRRDPDTIMADYLAQKPSGEALKTFVLANFTVRGENDRGGLRDHIRTLWPQLVRQPEAVPMGSSALALTAPYVVPGGRFQEIYYWDSYFTMLGLRLDGQQPLVESMIENFTGLIERVGHIPNGTRTYYLGRSQPPYYALMLDLSQDSDPIVAARRLAALRAEYAYWMKGAACTKGKPACLRVVKMPDGSLLNRYYDDRDTPRDESWAEDVATAAQAAPRPAADVYRDLRAGAESGWDFSSRWLAKPGSLASIRTTDIVPADLNSLMWAMERGISQRCAKAGDKPCARQFDALSLKRKKAIDRYLWQPGQSRFADWDMAARTPTAVTSAATLQPLFVGLASPAQAKAVAATTQRVLLAEGGLRTTVLSTGQQWDEPNGWAPLQWVAIEGLSKTGHDDLARDIARRWIGTVRSAYGETGKMLEKYNIETRTPGGGGEYPVQDGFGWTNGVASAILDKYPELASEN encoded by the coding sequence ATGAAATCGACCTGGCTGATCGCCGCACTACTGTTCACCAGCGGCGGACCTGCCCTTGCCCAATCCACTGCTACTAAATCCTCCGCAGCGATCCCGGCCGAGGATCGTCCCCGCGTAGAGACCCCTCCCGGTTCCCCGGTCGAGCCGCAGGATAGCCCTGCCCTGCGCTACGGCGCGCTGTTCGAAGCGGTGCAGAGCGGGCACATCTTCGCTGATGGCAAGACGTTCGCCGATGCCGTTCCCCGGCGCGATCCCGATACGATCATGGCAGACTATCTGGCCCAGAAACCTTCAGGCGAGGCGCTGAAGACCTTCGTTCTCGCCAACTTCACTGTGCGCGGAGAGAACGACCGCGGCGGCCTTCGCGATCATATCCGAACGTTGTGGCCGCAACTGGTCCGCCAGCCGGAAGCAGTGCCGATGGGCAGTTCCGCCCTGGCGCTGACGGCGCCTTACGTGGTGCCGGGCGGGCGGTTCCAGGAGATTTATTACTGGGACAGCTACTTCACGATGCTGGGCCTGCGCCTCGACGGCCAACAGCCCCTGGTCGAATCGATGATCGAGAACTTCACCGGCCTGATCGAACGGGTCGGCCACATTCCCAACGGGACGCGCACTTATTACCTCGGCCGCTCGCAGCCGCCGTATTATGCGCTGATGCTGGACCTGTCGCAGGATAGCGATCCGATCGTTGCCGCGCGACGCCTCGCCGCCCTGCGCGCCGAGTATGCGTACTGGATGAAGGGCGCCGCATGCACGAAAGGCAAGCCAGCGTGCCTGCGCGTCGTGAAGATGCCCGATGGCAGCCTGCTGAACCGCTATTACGACGACCGCGACACCCCGCGCGACGAATCCTGGGCTGAAGATGTGGCGACGGCGGCTCAGGCTGCACCCCGCCCCGCTGCCGATGTCTACCGAGACCTGCGCGCAGGCGCGGAAAGCGGCTGGGACTTCTCCTCACGCTGGCTGGCCAAACCCGGCTCGCTGGCAAGCATACGCACCACCGACATCGTGCCGGCAGACCTCAACAGTCTGATGTGGGCGATGGAGCGCGGGATTTCACAGCGATGCGCAAAAGCAGGCGACAAGCCCTGCGCCCGCCAGTTCGACGCGCTCTCGCTCAAGCGAAAGAAGGCGATCGACCGTTACCTGTGGCAGCCCGGCCAATCGCGCTTTGCCGACTGGGACATGGCCGCGCGCACGCCCACGGCCGTGACCAGTGCCGCCACCTTGCAGCCGCTGTTCGTCGGGCTTGCCTCTCCCGCGCAGGCCAAGGCGGTTGCGGCGACCACGCAGCGAGTGCTGCTGGCCGAAGGCGGCCTGCGCACGACCGTCCTTTCCACCGGCCAGCAGTGGGACGAACCCAATGGCTGGGCGCCTCTGCAATGGGTGGCGATCGAGGGGCTTTCAAAAACCGGCCACGACGATCTGGCGCGTGACATCGCCCGGCGCTGGATCGGCACGGTACGCAGTGCCTACGGCGAAACCGGCAAGATGCTGGAGAAGTACAACATCGAAACCCGCACGCCCGGCGGCGGCGGGGAATATCCGGTTCAGGACGGCTTCGGGTGGACCAACGGCGTGGCCAGCGCCATCCTCGACAAGTATCCCGAACTGGCTAGCGAGAACTGA
- a CDS encoding porin — protein MRAFGIIAGTCAALVLPGAASAQTVEDLQRQIDELKAELRALKGGPVHAATTAAAVPASPAATSTLPAVQTAQASAPSPAAPAEGKKKKGWYEKLQIRGYTQMRYNAFLSGDDTAPSGRSRLRSVHDGSITDDSSFSLRRARVVLQGSVTDDITLYFQTDFASAVNAQSNGERREHFAQLRDAYIDVFLDRAHEFKLRFGQSKVPFGWENLQSSSNRLTLDRSDAVNSAMPSERDLGVVAYYTPSRVQAVWDRLAEDKQKLFGNYGAFALAAYNGQGVNRPEHNRGLAKIAMATWPFELDGLGGAFAGQVLELGGAAMLNDVRPEVRTGGVSAEDFDDNRFGVHAILYPQPFGIQAEWNWGRAPQYDPGISAIRSSKAGGGYVQVMYNVGDIGMGRIMPYGRWQRYRGGWKASTNSPRLETDEIEVGVEWQIVDALELTLAYANMHRREADERRSGRARGNLLRTQLQWNY, from the coding sequence ATGCGCGCATTTGGCATTATTGCAGGGACGTGCGCCGCATTGGTCCTTCCGGGAGCGGCGTCGGCGCAGACCGTTGAAGACCTCCAGCGCCAGATCGACGAACTCAAGGCGGAACTGCGGGCTCTCAAAGGCGGCCCTGTACATGCAGCGACCACGGCCGCCGCCGTGCCGGCCTCCCCTGCGGCAACGTCCACCCTGCCTGCCGTGCAGACCGCGCAGGCCAGCGCTCCTTCGCCTGCTGCACCGGCAGAAGGGAAGAAGAAAAAGGGCTGGTACGAAAAGCTCCAAATACGCGGCTACACCCAGATGCGTTACAATGCCTTCCTGAGCGGCGACGATACCGCGCCCTCCGGCCGCTCGCGCCTGCGTTCGGTGCATGACGGCTCCATCACTGACGACAGCAGTTTCTCGCTGCGCCGCGCCCGCGTCGTGCTGCAGGGCAGCGTCACGGACGACATCACCCTTTATTTCCAGACCGACTTCGCATCGGCAGTAAACGCCCAGTCCAACGGCGAACGGCGCGAGCATTTCGCCCAGCTGCGCGACGCCTATATTGACGTGTTCCTTGACCGCGCCCACGAATTCAAGCTGCGCTTCGGCCAGTCCAAGGTCCCGTTCGGCTGGGAAAACCTGCAATCCTCGTCCAACCGCCTGACGCTGGACCGCTCGGACGCAGTCAACAGCGCCATGCCCAGCGAGCGCGATCTCGGTGTGGTCGCCTATTACACGCCTTCGCGCGTGCAGGCAGTGTGGGACCGGCTGGCCGAGGACAAGCAGAAGCTTTTCGGCAACTACGGCGCCTTTGCCCTTGCGGCCTACAACGGACAGGGCGTGAACCGCCCCGAGCATAACCGGGGCCTGGCGAAGATCGCCATGGCTACCTGGCCGTTCGAACTCGATGGCCTGGGCGGCGCCTTCGCCGGGCAGGTCCTTGAACTGGGCGGTGCGGCGATGCTCAACGACGTGCGCCCGGAAGTGCGCACCGGCGGCGTCAGCGCCGAGGATTTCGATGACAACCGCTTCGGCGTCCATGCCATCCTCTACCCCCAGCCCTTCGGCATACAGGCGGAATGGAACTGGGGCCGCGCCCCGCAATACGATCCCGGCATCTCCGCGATCCGTTCCAGCAAGGCGGGCGGCGGCTATGTCCAGGTGATGTACAACGTCGGCGATATCGGGATGGGCCGCATCATGCCCTATGGCCGCTGGCAGCGCTATCGCGGCGGATGGAAGGCCAGCACCAACTCGCCCCGGCTTGAGACGGACGAGATCGAGGTCGGCGTGGAATGGCAGATCGTCGACGCGCTGGAACTGACCCTCGCCTATGCCAACATGCACCGCCGCGAGGCCGACGAACGCCGTTCCGGCCGGGCGCGGGGCAACCTGCTGCGCACCCAGTTGCAGTGGAATTACTGA
- the ppk2 gene encoding polyphosphate kinase 2: MNPPHGFEMDRIKAEIADSFDEELEMEIDESRLESLLDDMSEHPEQAQLDRRIYFRELFRLQHELVRLQEWVQYKGLKVVVLFEGRDSAGKGGAIKRITQRLNPRVCRVAALPAPSERERTQWYFQRYVAHLPAAGEIVLFDRSWYNRAGVERVMGFCDEDDVEEFFRSVPEFERMLVRSGIVLLKYWFSITDDEQQFRFNMRIHDPLKQWKLSPMDVESRRRWEDYTRAKEAMLEHTHIPEAPWWVVEAVDKKRARLNCIAHLLEQIPYEDVPRAPVVLPDRVRNSDYIRQPVPEELYVPDAF; the protein is encoded by the coding sequence ATGAACCCGCCCCATGGTTTCGAAATGGACCGCATCAAGGCGGAAATCGCCGACAGCTTCGACGAGGAGCTGGAAATGGAGATCGACGAGAGCCGCCTGGAATCGCTGCTCGACGACATGTCCGAGCATCCCGAGCAGGCACAGCTCGACCGCCGCATCTATTTTCGTGAACTGTTCCGCCTTCAGCACGAACTGGTGCGCCTGCAGGAATGGGTCCAGTACAAGGGCCTGAAAGTTGTGGTCCTGTTCGAGGGCCGCGATTCCGCCGGCAAGGGCGGCGCGATCAAGCGCATCACCCAGCGGCTCAATCCGCGCGTCTGCCGGGTTGCGGCGCTGCCCGCGCCCAGCGAGCGCGAACGCACGCAGTGGTACTTCCAGCGCTACGTCGCGCACTTGCCCGCAGCGGGCGAGATCGTGCTGTTCGATCGCAGCTGGTACAACCGCGCGGGCGTGGAGCGCGTGATGGGCTTCTGCGACGAGGACGACGTGGAGGAATTCTTCCGCTCGGTCCCCGAATTCGAACGCATGCTGGTGCGCTCGGGCATCGTCCTGCTGAAATATTGGTTCTCGATCACCGATGACGAGCAGCAGTTCCGCTTCAACATGCGCATCCACGACCCGCTCAAGCAGTGGAAGCTTTCGCCCATGGACGTGGAATCTCGCCGCCGGTGGGAAGACTATACCCGCGCCAAGGAAGCGATGCTGGAGCATACGCACATCCCCGAGGCGCCCTGGTGGGTGGTCGAAGCGGTGGACAAGAAACGTGCCCGCCTGAACTGCATCGCCCACCTGCTGGAACAGATCCCTTACGAAGACGTGCCCCGGGCCCCGGTGGTGCTGCCAGACCGGGTGCGCAACAGCGACTATATCCGCCAGCCCGTGCCGGAAGAACTCTACGTGCCTGACGCTTTCTGA
- a CDS encoding glycosyltransferase family 2 protein produces MSSMQCQAADGGIRRDAAVGVVVIGRNEGERLRACLLSAKRACGRVIYVDSGSKDGSAALGRALGIEVIELDTSQPFTAARGRNTGFARLRALWPDTRFVQFIDGDCELDAGWLDAGLAGIAKDPRTAVVFGRRRERYPDRTVFNHVCDIEWDGLAGPVDSCGGDALVKVEAMLEVDGYDAGLIAAEDDDLCHRMRRRGWKIVRLPDEMTLHDVAMTTWWQWWQRNRRSGYAGAEAWHRRGAEDPKLIKHVVSNLLWALPPFWLLWPALWWRVYRRSGAIYATHIVLGKVPHCFGQLGFWWASLRARKMLLIEYK; encoded by the coding sequence ATGTCGAGTATGCAATGTCAGGCTGCCGACGGCGGTATCCGCAGGGATGCCGCCGTCGGCGTCGTGGTGATCGGGCGCAACGAAGGGGAACGGCTGCGGGCCTGCCTGCTATCGGCAAAGCGCGCGTGCGGGCGCGTCATCTACGTGGACTCCGGGTCGAAGGACGGTAGCGCCGCCCTGGGGCGGGCCCTGGGCATAGAGGTCATCGAACTCGATACCTCCCAGCCTTTCACGGCCGCGCGCGGACGCAATACCGGCTTTGCCCGGCTACGGGCGCTTTGGCCGGATACCCGGTTCGTCCAGTTCATCGACGGCGACTGCGAACTGGATGCAGGCTGGCTCGATGCGGGTTTGGCGGGGATTGCAAAGGACCCGCGCACCGCCGTGGTCTTTGGTCGCCGCCGGGAACGCTATCCCGATCGCACCGTCTTCAATCACGTTTGCGACATCGAGTGGGATGGCCTCGCTGGCCCCGTCGACAGCTGCGGCGGGGATGCGCTGGTCAAGGTAGAGGCGATGCTGGAGGTAGACGGCTATGACGCGGGGCTGATCGCGGCGGAGGACGACGATTTGTGCCACCGCATGCGCCGCCGTGGCTGGAAGATCGTCCGCCTGCCTGATGAGATGACGCTGCATGACGTGGCGATGACCACATGGTGGCAATGGTGGCAAAGGAACCGGCGCAGCGGCTATGCCGGGGCGGAGGCGTGGCACCGCCGCGGGGCCGAAGACCCAAAGCTGATCAAGCATGTTGTGAGCAACCTGCTTTGGGCGCTTCCGCCGTTCTGGCTGTTGTGGCCAGCGCTTTGGTGGCGGGTCTATCGCCGATCCGGCGCGATCTACGCAACGCATATCGTGCTGGGCAAGGTGCCCCATTGCTTCGGGCAACTCGGCTTCTGGTGGGCCAGCCTGCGGGCACGCAAGATGCTGCTCATCGAGTATAAATAG
- a CDS encoding NAD(P)-dependent oxidoreductase, with translation MTLSLVQESGEAHETPRVLVIGGTGFVGRHLVTRLAECGRRPRVLTRDPQAAQAALASDLVELVGGSYRDAAALDAAMDGVDAVYHLAKGEGRNWQEYLDNDVVPTRQVAEAALRRGVGRFIYVGSIDSYASGNAADRIDGSTGLDPRIDRRNHYARSKAVCEEMLLTMARERGLPLVILRLGIVIGAGSSPIHYGVGRFKAWNRLTYWGDGRHNLPFVLVEDAADALVRALDAPAIEGRSFLIADAPLLSARDYVAAMQARSGGKVQAAPRPIWRYWLEDLARGLVKTAIRHPNRHLSSLHDWQCRSHSATYDAAQSITALGWRPAGTRQALIERGIYPAVEAMT, from the coding sequence ATGACCTTGTCACTGGTTCAGGAAAGCGGCGAGGCGCACGAGACGCCGCGTGTTCTGGTGATCGGCGGGACCGGTTTCGTCGGCCGCCATCTGGTCACGCGGCTGGCCGAATGCGGGCGGCGCCCGCGCGTGCTGACCCGCGATCCGCAAGCTGCGCAGGCTGCTCTGGCCTCTGACCTGGTGGAGTTGGTGGGCGGCAGTTACCGCGACGCTGCGGCGCTGGATGCTGCGATGGACGGTGTCGATGCGGTTTATCATCTCGCCAAGGGTGAGGGCCGCAACTGGCAGGAGTATCTCGACAACGACGTCGTGCCCACGCGCCAGGTTGCGGAGGCGGCGCTGCGCCGGGGCGTGGGCCGGTTCATCTATGTCGGATCGATCGATTCCTACGCATCGGGCAATGCAGCCGACCGTATCGACGGTTCGACGGGGCTCGACCCGCGCATCGATCGCCGCAATCATTACGCCCGGTCCAAGGCGGTCTGCGAAGAGATGCTGCTGACGATGGCGCGGGAGCGGGGGTTGCCGCTGGTGATCCTGCGCCTTGGCATCGTCATCGGCGCGGGCAGTTCACCGATCCATTACGGCGTCGGCCGCTTCAAGGCATGGAACCGGCTGACTTACTGGGGGGATGGCAGGCATAACCTCCCCTTCGTGCTTGTCGAGGATGCCGCCGATGCGCTTGTCCGCGCTCTCGACGCACCTGCCATCGAGGGGCGCAGCTTCCTGATCGCCGATGCTCCGCTTCTTTCGGCGAGGGACTATGTCGCGGCGATGCAGGCGCGTTCAGGGGGCAAAGTGCAGGCCGCACCGCGCCCCATCTGGCGGTACTGGCTGGAGGACCTGGCGCGCGGACTGGTCAAGACCGCCATCCGTCACCCCAATCGCCATCTCTCCAGTCTCCACGACTGGCAATGCCGATCGCACAGCGCAACGTATGATGCAGCGCAGAGCATCACTGCCTTGGGCTGGCGTCCTGCAGGCACCCGCCAGGCCCTGATCGAGCGCGGTATCTACCCCGCGGTCGAGGCCATGACGTGA
- a CDS encoding SDR family NAD(P)-dependent oxidoreductase yields the protein MSGAGKTSAVIIGASGGIGGAFEAALIEEGIFGAVHGFARSRSEAQHLDLLDEGSIAAAAAHVAKGPPPALVIVATGLLHTPDHKPEKALGDLDPAWLAQVYAVNAIGPALVAKHFLPLLPKAGRPVFAALSARVGSIADNRLGGWYGYRASKAALNMLVRSLAIEERRRNDRAIVVALHPGTVDTALSRPFQGNVQPGKLFDTERAALQLLDVIEGLKLPDSGKLFDFEGKEIPA from the coding sequence ATGAGCGGGGCGGGCAAAACCTCTGCCGTCATCATCGGCGCGTCCGGCGGGATCGGCGGAGCGTTCGAGGCGGCCCTTATCGAAGAAGGCATCTTCGGCGCCGTGCATGGATTTGCACGGTCGCGCAGCGAGGCGCAGCATCTCGATCTGCTCGATGAGGGGAGCATCGCCGCCGCCGCCGCGCATGTCGCCAAGGGACCTCCACCCGCTCTGGTGATCGTCGCCACCGGCTTGCTTCATACCCCGGATCACAAGCCTGAAAAGGCGCTGGGCGATCTGGATCCGGCGTGGCTGGCACAAGTCTATGCCGTGAACGCGATTGGTCCCGCGCTGGTGGCGAAGCATTTTCTGCCACTTTTGCCCAAAGCCGGGCGGCCGGTGTTCGCGGCGCTATCGGCGCGGGTAGGCTCAATCGCCGACAACCGCCTTGGCGGGTGGTACGGTTACCGCGCTTCGAAAGCGGCGCTCAATATGCTGGTACGCAGTCTCGCGATCGAGGAACGACGCCGCAACGACCGCGCGATTGTCGTGGCGCTGCACCCCGGCACGGTGGACACCGCGCTGTCCCGTCCGTTTCAGGGCAATGTCCAGCCGGGTAAGCTGTTCGATACCGAACGGGCCGCGTTGCAATTGCTCGACGTGATCGAAGGCCTGAAACTGCCCGACAGCGGCAAGCTGTTCGATTTCGAGGGCAAGGAAATCCCCGCCTGA
- the yaaA gene encoding peroxide stress protein YaaA encodes MIALLSPAKTLDFERPLPPLAVSTPHFAEEARGLARSAANLTQKRLSELMHISPRLAKLNADRFRDFAELPERQALFAFAGDVYTGFEAYSLDEAGVAFAQDHVRMLSGLYGLLKPLDKIRPYRLEMGTRWAPRHKSLTDWWGDRIAEFLRVQLAEEGSNVVLNLASLEYFAAVKGKLDGVRVIEVEFREPGPDGPRFISFNAKRARGMMARWLCEHHVTDIDAMRGFDSDGYSFDAKESDTDRWRFSRA; translated from the coding sequence ATGATCGCCCTGCTGTCCCCCGCCAAGACGCTCGACTTCGAGCGCCCGCTTCCCCCCCTCGCCGTGTCGACGCCGCATTTCGCAGAAGAAGCGCGGGGCCTTGCCCGATCGGCCGCGAACCTGACGCAGAAGCGGCTGTCGGAGCTGATGCACATCTCGCCGCGTCTGGCCAAGCTCAATGCCGACCGCTTCCGCGATTTCGCCGAATTGCCCGAACGGCAGGCGCTGTTCGCCTTCGCCGGCGACGTCTACACCGGCTTCGAGGCTTATTCGCTGGACGAGGCAGGCGTTGCATTCGCGCAGGACCATGTGCGGATGCTGTCCGGCCTCTACGGGCTGCTGAAGCCCCTTGATAAGATCCGACCCTACCGCCTGGAAATGGGCACCCGCTGGGCACCGCGTCACAAGAGCCTGACTGACTGGTGGGGCGACCGGATCGCCGAATTTCTGCGCGTCCAACTGGCGGAGGAGGGTTCGAATGTCGTACTCAATCTCGCCAGCCTGGAATACTTCGCGGCCGTGAAGGGCAAGCTGGACGGCGTGCGGGTGATCGAGGTCGAGTTTCGTGAGCCTGGCCCTGACGGCCCGCGTTTCATCAGCTTCAACGCCAAGCGCGCGCGCGGCATGATGGCGCGCTGGCTGTGCGAGCATCACGTTACCGACATAGACGCGATGCGCGGCTTCGACAGTGACGGATATAGTTTCGACGCGAAAGAAAGCGACACCGATCGCTGGCGCTTCAGCCGCGCATGA